The Glaciimonas sp. PCH181 nucleotide sequence CTGTGTCCAACCAAACATTCCCTTCCCTCGCCGCCCGTATTGAAGCACTGCTACCGCAAACGCAATGCACTAAATGTGGCTATTCAGGCTGTCATCCTTATGCAGAGGCAATCGCCGAAGGTAGCGCCAGCTATAACCAATGTCCGCCGGGAGGACAAGAAGGTGTAGTCCGATTAGCGCGACTGCTGAATCAGCCGGTTATTCCACTCAATCCAGCCAACGGTGCGGAACGTCCACGACCGCGCGCCGTCATTGATGAAGCCATTTGCATTGGCTGCACGTTGTGTATTCAAGCGTGCCCGGTTGATGCGATCCTTGGCGCAGCCAAACAAATGCACACCGTGCTTGAGGATTTATGCACCGGCTGTGATTTATGCGTTGCCCCGTGCCCGGTCGACTGCATCACCATGGTCGATGTCACACAAGACAAAACCGGTTGGGAAGCATGGACCCAGCAGCAAGCCGACGATGCACGCGAACGCCACGATCTGCGCACTGCGCGTTTAAAGCGCGAAAAGCAGGAAAACGATGACCGTCTGGCCGCCAAAGCCGCAGAAAAATTAAAAGTAATTGCCACAGAAGTCGCTACCAATCCTGAGCAACGCGCCGAGCAAGACCGTAAAAAAGCGATCATTCAGGCCGCCATTGAGCGTGCTCGCATAAAAAAAGAACAGCAAGCTGAACAACAAATAGCCTCGGACGACCAGCGTGGCACGCAACCTAAGGACACGCTATGAATGCAGAAAAACGACGTGAAATATTCACCCGTCTACGCACTGCGATGCCGCACCCAACAACCGAGTTGGACTACACCTCGCCATTCGAATTGTTGATCTCGGTACTACTCTCAGCACAAGCCACTGATGTCGGCGTCAATAAAGCCACGCGCAAGTTGTATCCGATCGCCAATACACCTGCAAAAATCCTGGCGCTCGGCGTGGATGGACTGATTCCCTATATTCAGACCATCGGGTTATTTCGCACCAAAGCCAAGAACACTATTGAGACCTGTCGCCTTCTCATTGAGCGTCACAAAGGCGAAGTCCCTCGCACACGCGAAGAGCTGGAGGCCTTACCCGGCGTAGGTCGCAAGACTGCTAATGTCGTTCTTAACACCGCTTTCGGCGAGGCCACGATTGCCGTCGATACACACATTTTTCGGGTCTCAAACAGAACCGGGATCGCACCCGGCAAAGACGTGGTTGTAGTTGAGCATAAATTGATGAAACTAGTACCGAAGGAATTTCAGCTAGACGCTCATCACTGGTTAATTTTGCACGGTCGCTACACCTGTATCGCCCGCAAGCCTTTATGCTGGAACTGCACCATCGCCGACCTCTGCGACTATAAAACCAAAACGCCGTTACCAGAAAAAGGTATCTAATCCGCCATGTCTATCCCACACACAGAACATCACTTCGAAGCCAGTGATACCGTCCGCGACATCGTTATCGGCATGGCCGATGGCCTGACAGTACCATTTGCGCTAGCAGCCGGAATCAGCGGCGCGGCAATAGCAATCGACATAGTCGTCACCGCTGGAGTGGCAGAAATTGCCGCCGGTTCAATCGCGATGGGATTGGGCGGCTATTTGGCCGCACGCACCCAACGCCAGCATTATTTCGCCGAACGCCATCGCGAAGAACAAGAAATTTTGACCGTACCGCATCGTGAACGCAAAGAAGTCATCGACATCATGGCCCAATACGGTGTCACCAAACAGGAATGCGAACCCATGCTGGCGGGGCTTGAACGGACTCCACTAGCTTGGCGTGATTTCATGATGCGCTTTGAACTTGGACTGGAAGAACCACATCCAGCCGCCGCCAGAAAAAGTGCGCTGACCATCGCCCTTTCGTATCTCGTTGGTGGCCTGATTCCGCTTTCGCCCTACATATTTCTGAAAACGACCGAAAGCGCATTGACGGTGTCGACAGTGGTAACACTATTAGCATTATTTATATTCGGCTATCTGAAGGGCAGCGTCACCGGCACTGGAGGGTTAAAATCTGCCGTACAAACTTTGCTCGTCGGCGGTCTGGCCGCAGCGACCGCCTTTAGCATTGCCAAACTCATTAGCTAGAATCACACCATGTTCAATCCTTCTCAGCACGACGTACGCCGTTTTTTTTGCGAAACTTATCGCAAGCAACGGGCAAATGAAATACTGACGCCAATTGAAGCCATCGCACGCGACTGGATCATCCAGCATCCGGAATATGCCGACGATCTCGCCGATATAGAAGCCGCGCTGGCAGCGGACTATTCAGTTGAAAATGGCCAGACCAATCCCTTTCTGCATCTGGCAATGCATTTATCGATTGCTGAGCAAATATCGATTGATCAACCGCCCGGGATTCGCGCTGCTTCCACCTCCCTTGCGCAGCGGCTGCAATCGGAACACGACGCCTATCACCACATCATGGAATGTTTAGGCGAAATGATCTGGAACTCACAACGCAGCGGCTTACCGCCAAATGGCGCTGAATATATTGAATGTGTAAAAAAGAAGGTTTAAAGATTTAATACTGCTTTTGATAAATTGACCGACAAGCGTTGTTCAAGCTAATAAATGCATTGGCATCAAAAATCGGTTGAAAACCGAGAAAACCAAACAAAAAGCCACCAGATTTCTCTGGTGGCTTTTTAATGATCGCAACTCTCGGTTAATCAGCTTAAGAATAAGCGATTCGAGAAATAATATACCTTACTTACGCAATACCAACGACGTTGGCAAGCTATGCAGATAAGCTGCAATATCCTGGATATCCTGATGAGTCAGCGCTTTAGCCACGCCACCCATAATCGCATTGGTACGACCGTTCGGGCCTGCCGCACCGCGCTGATAAGAGATCAGCGCATGCTTCAGATAATCCTCATGCTGACCAGCCAATTTCGGATAGGCCGGATCAATCGGCGTTTGCAAATTGGCGCCATGGCACGACGCGCAAGAATATTTTTTTACTGCGGCTTCGCCAGCGGCGATATTACCGCTAGCCAGCGCACCAACTGAAGCACTCGCGGAAAGAAAAAACACCACGCCAGCAAGAATTTTTTTCATAGTGTGGGTTCCTTATTTTTGCTGAGAGTAGTAAGCCGCAAGATCGGCCATGTCCTGGTCCGACAAAGAAGCTGCTACGCCACGCATCGTTGGATGTTGACGATCACCCTTTTTATAGGCAGCTAATGCATTTTCGATGTACTTGGCGGATTGGCCGCCAAGCATAGGCACCTGATAGACCTCAGGGAAACTGGCTTTATAGCCAGGTATGCCGTGGCATCCGATGCACATGGATACCTTGTTTTCAGCTGCCTTAGCGTTGCCGACAACATCCGCAGCTGCGGCGAAGTTGGCAATACCCGCGAGCGCGAGAAGTGCAATTAATTTTTTCATAATAGCTGTGGGTAAATAGCCGAGTAGTTGTAGCGAAACCGGTTTGATTTTCAGTGCGCTTGCCGCTTCCAGTGACGATTAAAGCCACTATCGACGCCCCATTTATTGCGCATTAAATTCACATGCGTAGCAAAATGTGCCGCTATCCGAAACCAAAAACGGTTAAGTTTAACTCAAGATTAGCCCCCAGTCCACGCTGCGGCGCGGCATTCCTCAACCGTGTCGCTTGTCGTCAACAAACTGCACAGTCGATGAAGTGTCTGACGTCGCTACCTGCGCGATAACATCCGCAGAATCCTGATCCACGATAGTCGCCTCTTCTGCGTCGGTTTCGCCCTCAACAATTTCGTCACCCTGAGGTGTCGTCACCGTTGTTGATGCCGCCTCGGGAAACAGAAAAGACCGTGGCGAAGCACTGAAACGCCGCAATACCGCTCTGAATACTAGTCTACGAATCCGCACAGGCACTTCACGCGCACGCAAGGCCAGCACAAGCGCGCAGCCAAACGAAACGCCGACGTTCAATAATCCGATGCTGGCGATACCTGCCACAGCCAGCCAAAAATGCGGCAACAATAGCACCGACCAACCTAGGCTGCTGGCAGCAGCAGTTAAGCTACCGGTAGCCAGCGTCACGTGGCGCACATCCAGATGCAAGCCAAAAAACTGCACAATGACAGGCGACATGCCAAGCAATAAGCCCAGCGAAATATTCCCGACAATCTGCGCAATATGACGCTCTAGCCAAGCAGCCCAACGCTGCGCTCTGAGCGGTCCCAAGACATGCACCAGGCGACGTTGATGCGTCAAAGCTTCGCGCAGACGGCGTAACGCAAACCAATTATCGGCAAAGCCGGATGCCAGACTGGATAACCATAGCAAGATACCGGTCAGGGCGGCAAACAACGGCGTCGGCCCGACTATCGACAGGCTATCCATATTTTTGTGCGCCTCTGCCGCCCCCATCATTGGCGCATGCGTCGTGAAGAGAATGACCATAGAGATCAGCAACATAGTCGGCACGACTGCGATCAGATTGCCGAATACCGCCGCAGCCTGAGAGCGCAACAACAATGCCACCTCTGCCAGCAATGTCCGCAAACCTTCAACCGTATCCAACTGACTCATCTTGGCAGCCAGCGCAGGTGCCGTAACGGCTGGTTGCTTGGTCGCCAACACACCCCCAACGGAGGATATCAACAAAAAGCTGACTGCATAATTTAACGATGCAAACAAACCTTCGAAAAATCTGGCAAAGCCAGCGGCTGACAGCAGGCTTTTACCAAGCACAGTAAACGCGGTAACAACGCCGCCACGACAGGCCGCCAGCAGCATTGCCCGATAACCGGCCTTATCACGCGCAATATAATGCTCGCCGTGATCGGCATTGCGCTCCACCATTTTCCGCGCCAACAGCGAAAAGCTGCGCCGCAATAAGCCGCGAATAGACGACCGATGATGATGCGCCAGAATAAAGTCAACTAATAAAGCCTGAATTTGCCCCGTGCCCAACTTTGTTTTATCGACCGACCATTCACCCGACATTGCAGCGATTTTCCTCTTCGGCTTAACGATATCGCCCTGCGCTGCAAATTCAGGCTGATCGGCTAAACCGGCATGCAACTCTAACTCCGCTTCGTCGCGCAAAATCTGCGATACATCAAACTCTTGACTAGCTGCCACCGCAGCGCGTAAGTCGATCAGACGCGTCATGCGGCTCAAATGCGCTCGCATGCGCTCGACACGATATACCAGACTCACCGATACGCCATGCTCATCCAAATGCGCATAAATCCTATCGGTCTGCGCCTGACAAACCGCGATCAACATACGCACGCTGCGCAAAGCTCCTTCATCGGTCGGACTGAGATATAAATACTTTTCCAATTCACGCCGCAGCACCATAAATGGCGTCGCCTGCAATGGCATCTTTGGATCGAGCCGATAGCGAAACGCCTTGCTAATCCCGTCCGCCAAAACGGCGGTGACCAGATAGATCAACGCTTCGTCGATCTGCTGGTGATACATGTGCGAAATGCCATCGTCCGCAGTCAGTTTCCAAATCCGCTCAACCGTCTGTGCATCAAGTTCTAACAACCATTCTGCATCTTCGGGATGCGGGAACATCGCGGTGAATAGCACCGAAAGATCCGCTTCTGCAGGCGGTTTCGGCAACAAATACTTAATAACGTGCTCTGAAAGCTCATTGAAAAAAGCGGGCTCGTTCGGCAGACCGGTGGCGCTAAAAAGCTCTGGGCCCGCTGCTTCCCGTAGCGTTTTTTGCAAAGTAGTCTGCACTACGCGGCGCACATCCCGATTTGCATCCAGCCAGTCCAGCATGAAAACGACCCGCTGCTGCTTTACGCGTCGCCATGCACCCTCCTCTAATAGAGAAACAGTCGGCTCATGACGAATCCACTCAGCAATATCGATAGTCCAATTAGCGCGTTCCTGCCAGGTTGCGAACGGATTGGCGCGTCGCATTAGCGCTTCTATTTCGGTTGCATATTGTGCATCGTGCTGATCGGGAGAGCGCTCACCTTGACGAAATCGCCGCCACATGACACGCAGGCGAAGAAGGAATATTTTCATTTTTTAATTATTATTTGATGGAATTGATGACCGCAAATACAGGTTGATATGAACAAATAGCTTCGCAGTGTACGCATATAAATTTTCCCAACAGATATTTCTCATAAACGTTGCGCATCATGCCCGGCAGCTCTCTGGATAGTTCTCCTTTATACTGCATTTTATTTTCTTCCAAATGACAACAGATTATGCGACAACAGACACGTTTTGAAGGTTCCAGCAATTATGTCGCCACCGACGACCTGAAGCTGGCTGTTAACGCAGCGCTAGTGCTGCAGCGACCTTTGCTAATTAAGGGAGAGCCGGGCACGGGCAAAACCATGCTGGCGGAAGAAGTCGCAGCCGCGTTGGACATGCCTTTGCTGCAATGGCATATTAAATCGACAACAAAGGCACAGCAAGGATTGTACGAATATGACGCCGTGTCTCGTTTGCGTGACTCGCAACTCGGGGATGAACGGGTCAAGGATATCCACAATTACATAGTTCAAGGTGTTCTGTGGCAAGCGTTTAACGCAGACCAGCAAGTTGTTTTGTTAATTGATGAGATAGATAAAGCCGATATTGAGTTCCCCAATGATTTGTTACGAGAACTCGATCGAATGGAGTTTTATGTCTACGAAACGCGGGAAATGGTGAAGGCAAAACATCGGCCGCTAGTCATCATTACCTCGAATAATGAGAAAGAATTACCGGATGCGTTTTTGCGCCGTTGTTTTTTCCATTACATCAAATTTCCGGACAAGGACACCATGCGCGACATCGTCGACGTCCATTTTCCACAATTAAAAAAGGATTTGCTGGCCCAGGCATTGGAAACCTTCTATCAAGTGCGCGACGTAGCTGGTCTGAAGAAAAAGCCATCAACGTCCGAATTGCTCGATTGGCTAAAATTGCTGCTCGCAGAAGATATTCCAGCCGCTGCTTTGCAAAGCAGCGACGTTAAAACCATCGTTCCGCCATTGCATGGGGCGCTGCTAAAGAACGAACAAGACGTACATTTGTTCGAGCGCCTGATATTCATGGCACGCAAAAATCGCTAATAGTATGTTTAATGGCAATAACTGTTCATATCTTCCATGCTGATTGATTTTTTCTATACCCTCAAAGACGCCAAAATTCCGGTCTCGATCAAGGAATTTCTGATCCTGCTGGAGGCTTTGCAGAAACAAGTCATCTCGCCTTCTCTGGATAATTTCTATTATCTGGCCCGCACCACGCTGATCAAGGACGAGGCCCACTATGACAAGTTCGACAAAGCATTCGGCCTGTATTTCAAAGGCATTCAGACCATCTTTGACAAGAATCCGGAAATTCCGCTTGATTGGCTAGTCCAGCGGATGAAACGTGATCTGTCGCCAGAGCAAATTGCCCAGCTGGAAAAATTCGGCTACGACAAGCTGATGGATCGCATCAAGCAGCTATTGGAAGAACAAAAAGGCCGTCATGAAGGCGGCAATAAATGGATAGGCACCGGCGGGACGTCGCCGTTTGGTCACGGCGGCACTAATCCTGAAGGCATACGCATAGGCGGCGCTGGCGGCAATCGTAGCGCTGTAAAAGTATGGGAAGCGCGGGCCTTTAAAGATTACGACGATGAGCGCGAACTCAATACGCGTAACATAAAAGTAGCGTTACGGCGACTGCGTAAGTTTGCCCGCGAGGGCGCGGCGGAAGAGTTAGCGTTAGATGACACCATTCGCGCCACCGCCCAAAATGCTGGCTATCTGGACATTAAGATGCAGGCCGAACGCAAGAACAACATCAAAGTACTGATGTTGTTAGACGTCGGCGGCAGCATGGACGATCACATCGCCCGCACAGAAGAATTATTCTCCGCCGCCAAAACCGAATTCAAAAATATGGATTTCTTTTATTTCCATAACTGCGTCTACGATTATGTCTGGAAAAACAATCATCGACGCAATGCAGAACGCTTTCCCACCTGGGATATTCTGCGTAAATATAAGCCTGACACAAAGCTTATTTTTGTCGGCGATGCCACGATGAGTCCGTATGAAATCCTGCAGCCCGGCGGCTCGGTTGAATACAACAACGACGAAGCTGGGGCTGAATGGCTACGCCGTTTTACCAACGCTTTTCCAAAATTTATCTGGCTTAATCCTGAACCCGAGCAGCTTTGGCAATACCGTCAATCGATAGACATCATTCGGCAACTGATGAGTAACCGCATGTTTGGGCTGACTATCGATGGACTGGAGCGCGGAATGCGCTTGTTAAGCAAATAAGTAAGAAATTAAGTGAGAAAGTGAGCGGCCAGCAATCCTGAAATGCGCTGGCATTGATCAAACGCATGATCTTGCTTGATCTTGCATTATCTTTTATCGCAGAAACGCCACTGCTGGCATCAGCGTGGCCGCGACAAAAACTTGCTTAACGCCGCGACTATCTGAGGTTGCCCCAAATTCCTCGCCAAGAATCCGTCACATCCAGCCAACTGCGCCAGCGCTGGCTGATAGGTAAATGGTTCGTCTACCAAAAAGAACACGCTAATCCGGATTTCTCGATAGCGATCTTTTATTTTCTCGCAGAAAAAATACGGATCTAAATCAGGTAGCTGTGGATTGATTAATACAATCGAAATCGGCAACTGCATATATACCTCGGCCGCGCTGGTCGCATCGCCAACCCATTCCACGGGCACCAAATAATCCAACATGCTTAAGGCCAGATCGTCGCGAAAGGCTGGATTATGGTCGACTACCAAAATTCGGTCTGTCAGCGCCGGCTTGACCCGCATTTTCTCGTACACGCCGGGATCGGTCAGATCAAGATCGAGTCGCTCGCGGCGACGGCGTTCTGGCGATAACGTGCTGATAGCCGGTATGCGTGCATTTTTTGTTAGTGGCAACTGATTGCGATGTGCGATCAATGTATCCAACGCATCAAATAATTTCAGCCAGCGAATCGGCTTTTGTACGGCAAGATATGGCAGCGCTACGCGTGGCGTACCCACCAGCAATACGGGAAAGGCATCATCAGGCTGCAATTTATCCAGGCTCGCCAGCGCTTGCAGGTCCTCCGCGTTCACAATACAGATGTCCCACTGCTGCAAACTATTCTCAGACAAGCGAAAATAGCGCACGCTACGGGTCAGCTCGACGGCGAAAGTCGCATCGAAAATATGTATTTCACGGGGAGAGAATCCCAAAAAGCGGACGGCAATAGATCTGCTTTTAATTTGCATAACGTTGTCCTGAATGGATGTCTAGGCTGCTTCATTTTAAGATTATCGCCTTAAAGTATTAATGAATCGCTATTTTTTGTCCTAATTTAAGCCGATAGAACCTTGAGGATATTGAAAATTATCACGATACCGTCATGTATATTCTTCTTCGGCAACTGTTTTTACCCGCAGACGCAGCCTATCCTGTAGTTCTGTCGCTTTTTTCATTAGAATGCGCACAGGCAGGTAATTCCGACATTTAAGATATTACTTGTTTTTTTATACTTAATTGTAAAAAAACAAATACTCACATCGCACCCCAACTACATTGCATGGCAACTAAAAAATCCCCGCTTCCCGATTATAGTGAATCATCCATTCGCGTCCTTAAGGGCCTGGAGCCTGTCAAGCAACGTCCTGGCATGTACACGCGTACCGAAAATCCGCTGCATATCATTCAAGAAGTGATCGATAACGCCTCTGATGAGGCGCTGGGCGGCTATTGCAAAAATATTCTGGTGACCTTAAATGTCGACGGCAGCGTCAGCGTTGAAGACGATGGTCGTGGTATTCCAGTCGGCCTGCACCCGGAAGAAAAAGTCCCCACCGTCGAGATCGTCTTTACGCGTCTGCACGCGGGCGGCAAATTCGACAAAGGCAGCGGCGGCGCTTATGCGTTTTCTGGCGGACTGCATGGCGTCGGCGTATCGGTCACCAATGCGCTCTCCACGCGGCTAGAAATTACGGTCTGGCGCGAAGGCGGCGTGCATCAATTAGCGTTTTCCGGTGGCGATGTCATCGAAAAACTCAAAACCCGGCCACAAACCCGCGACGACAAAAAAACCGGCACACGCGTCACAGCATGGCCAGATCCGAAATATTTCGATTCACCGGCCATTTCCCAGCCGGAATTGCAACGCCTGTTGCGCTCCAAGGCAGTTCTGCTGCCGGGCGTCAAAGTTACGCTGCTCAACGCTAAAACCAACGATAGCCAGACTTGGCAGTACGATCAGGGCCTGCGCGGTTATCTGATGGAATCGTTGGCGCAATCGTCCAGTTCCGAGCCGTTGATCCCCTTATTTGAGGGCGAACAATACGCCAACTCAGACACTGAAGGCTTTGCCGAAGGCGAAGGTGCGGCATGGGTCGTGGCATGGACCGAAGACGGCGGCATTGTGCGTGAATCGTATGTCAATCTGATCCCGACCTCGGCCGGCGGAACTCATGAATCAGGGCTGCGCGAAGGCTTGTTCGGCGCAGTCAAAAATTTCGTTGACATGCATTCGTTGCTGCCAAAAGGCGTCAAGCTATTGCCTGAGGATGTCTTTGCCCGCGTATCGTTTGTGTTATCGGCAAAAGTGCTCGATCCACAGTTTCAGGGCCAGATTAAGGAACGCCTGAACTCACGCGACGCGGTACGATTGATATCCACCTACACCAAACCCGCGCTGGAATTATGGCTGAATCATCACGTCGAGTACGGCAAAAAGCTGGCCGAACTGGTCATCAAGCAAGCACAAAATCGTCTGCGCTCAACCCAAAAAGTTGAAAAGAAAAAGACTTCAGGTATCGCTGTCTTGCCGGGCAAACTGACCGACTGCGAATCCAGCGATATCAAGCGTAATGAGCTATTTCTGGTCGAAGGGGATTCTGCTGGGGGTTCCGCCAAAATGGGCCGCGACAAAGAGTTTCAAGCCATTCTGCCACTGCGTGGAAAAGTCTTGAACTCGTGGGAAACCGAACGCGACCGTCTGTTTGCCAACAATGAAATCCACGATATGGCGGTTGCCATCGGGATTGATCCGCACAGCAAAAATGACACCATCGATTTCAGCACCCTGCGCTATGGCAAAATCTGTATTTTGTCGGATGCGGACGTGGACGGCTCGCATATCCAGGTATTGTTGCTAACGCTGTTCTTCCGTCATTTTCCGCAATTGATTGATCGCGGCCATATCTGTGTTGCGCGGCCGCCATTGTTCCGCGTCGATGCGCCAGCCCGCGGCAAAAAGCCTGCTCAGAAAATCTATGCACTGGATAACGGCGAACTGACCGCAATTGAAGACAAACTGCGTAAAGACGGCGTAAAAGATGGCAGCTGGACCATCTCGCGCTTTAAAGGTCTGGGTGAAATGAATGCTGAACAATTGTGGGAAACCACGATGAACCCGGATACACGACGCCTATTGCCGATATCGCTAGGCGCATTCGATCTGGAAGCCTCGGAAAGCCGCTTCAACATGCTGATGGGAAAAGGCGAAGCATCTGCCCGTCGTGCATGGATTGAAGAACACGGCAACGAAGCCGAGGCTGATATCTGATGAAACATTCGGCACGCCCGCGTAGCATGTTCCCTGCCCTGATCTCACTAACGTTCGCGTTTGCATCAGTACTGGTAACAATGAACGCGCGTGCCGATATTTATGGTTATATCGACGAACAAGGCGCAGGACATTTTGCGATTGAAAAACTGACGCCGCGCTATCAGCTTTTTATGCGCGGCAATGCGACATTTGACTCATCAAATTTTCTACCGCGTTCGGGTCAGGCGCCGGTTGCGCCTGATCCCAATTTCGCCAAAACGCCGCTGTATCATTACCTGTCGCAACATCCCGGCCTGAAAAAATATGAAGTATTTGTGAATCAGGCAGCGAAAGAATTTGCGCTTGAACCGGCGTTATTAAAAGCCATCATGGCGGCCGAATCGGGCTTTAATCCGGCGGCAGTGTCGCCCAAAGGCGCGGTCGGACTTATGCAAATCATGCCCGACACCGCTGAGCGTTACGGTGTCACGAGCGACAAAAAAAAGACGGTGCAACAAAAGCTGACCGATCCCCGTACCAATATTCGGCTCGGTGCACATTATCTGCGAGATTTGCTGCGGCTCTTTCCGCTTAAACAGGATTTGGTGATTGCCTCTTACAATGCTGGCGAAAACGCGATAAAAAAATATAATAACCAGATTCCCCCATTTCCTGAAACACGTAATTATGTGCAAGTCGTCGCGCAGTTCTATCAAATATATAAGCCTGCCCTCAGTAAAATAGCCCAGTTAGGGACGACTGAAACGACCGACGAACTACCGAATACCAACACCAGTGACACTGAAAGCAGCGCGCGGGCTCGCATCCA carries:
- a CDS encoding VWA domain-containing protein, with the translated sequence MLIDFFYTLKDAKIPVSIKEFLILLEALQKQVISPSLDNFYYLARTTLIKDEAHYDKFDKAFGLYFKGIQTIFDKNPEIPLDWLVQRMKRDLSPEQIAQLEKFGYDKLMDRIKQLLEEQKGRHEGGNKWIGTGGTSPFGHGGTNPEGIRIGGAGGNRSAVKVWEARAFKDYDDERELNTRNIKVALRRLRKFAREGAAEELALDDTIRATAQNAGYLDIKMQAERKNNIKVLMLLDVGGSMDDHIARTEELFSAAKTEFKNMDFFYFHNCVYDYVWKNNHRRNAERFPTWDILRKYKPDTKLIFVGDATMSPYEILQPGGSVEYNNDEAGAEWLRRFTNAFPKFIWLNPEPEQLWQYRQSIDIIRQLMSNRMFGLTIDGLERGMRLLSK
- a CDS encoding VIT1/CCC1 transporter family protein; amino-acid sequence: MSIPHTEHHFEASDTVRDIVIGMADGLTVPFALAAGISGAAIAIDIVVTAGVAEIAAGSIAMGLGGYLAARTQRQHYFAERHREEQEILTVPHRERKEVIDIMAQYGVTKQECEPMLAGLERTPLAWRDFMMRFELGLEEPHPAAARKSALTIALSYLVGGLIPLSPYIFLKTTESALTVSTVVTLLALFIFGYLKGSVTGTGGLKSAVQTLLVGGLAAATAFSIAKLIS
- a CDS encoding DUF1841 family protein, which translates into the protein MFNPSQHDVRRFFCETYRKQRANEILTPIEAIARDWIIQHPEYADDLADIEAALAADYSVENGQTNPFLHLAMHLSIAEQISIDQPPGIRAASTSLAQRLQSEHDAYHHIMECLGEMIWNSQRSGLPPNGAEYIECVKKKV
- a CDS encoding site-specific recombinase, giving the protein MKIFLLRLRVMWRRFRQGERSPDQHDAQYATEIEALMRRANPFATWQERANWTIDIAEWIRHEPTVSLLEEGAWRRVKQQRVVFMLDWLDANRDVRRVVQTTLQKTLREAAGPELFSATGLPNEPAFFNELSEHVIKYLLPKPPAEADLSVLFTAMFPHPEDAEWLLELDAQTVERIWKLTADDGISHMYHQQIDEALIYLVTAVLADGISKAFRYRLDPKMPLQATPFMVLRRELEKYLYLSPTDEGALRSVRMLIAVCQAQTDRIYAHLDEHGVSVSLVYRVERMRAHLSRMTRLIDLRAAVAASQEFDVSQILRDEAELELHAGLADQPEFAAQGDIVKPKRKIAAMSGEWSVDKTKLGTGQIQALLVDFILAHHHRSSIRGLLRRSFSLLARKMVERNADHGEHYIARDKAGYRAMLLAACRGGVVTAFTVLGKSLLSAAGFARFFEGLFASLNYAVSFLLISSVGGVLATKQPAVTAPALAAKMSQLDTVEGLRTLLAEVALLLRSQAAAVFGNLIAVVPTMLLISMVILFTTHAPMMGAAEAHKNMDSLSIVGPTPLFAALTGILLWLSSLASGFADNWFALRRLREALTHQRRLVHVLGPLRAQRWAAWLERHIAQIVGNISLGLLLGMSPVIVQFFGLHLDVRHVTLATGSLTAAASSLGWSVLLLPHFWLAVAGIASIGLLNVGVSFGCALVLALRAREVPVRIRRLVFRAVLRRFSASPRSFLFPEAASTTVTTPQGDEIVEGETDAEEATIVDQDSADVIAQVATSDTSSTVQFVDDKRHG
- a CDS encoding cytochrome c, which codes for MKKILAGVVFFLSASASVGALASGNIAAGEAAVKKYSCASCHGANLQTPIDPAYPKLAGQHEDYLKHALISYQRGAAGPNGRTNAIMGGVAKALTHQDIQDIAAYLHSLPTSLVLRK
- a CDS encoding MoxR family ATPase yields the protein MRQQTRFEGSSNYVATDDLKLAVNAALVLQRPLLIKGEPGTGKTMLAEEVAAALDMPLLQWHIKSTTKAQQGLYEYDAVSRLRDSQLGDERVKDIHNYIVQGVLWQAFNADQQVVLLIDEIDKADIEFPNDLLRELDRMEFYVYETREMVKAKHRPLVIITSNNEKELPDAFLRRCFFHYIKFPDKDTMRDIVDVHFPQLKKDLLAQALETFYQVRDVAGLKKKPSTSELLDWLKLLLAEDIPAAALQSSDVKTIVPPLHGALLKNEQDVHLFERLIFMARKNR
- the rsxB gene encoding electron transport complex subunit RsxB, producing the protein MLLTSAVSNQTFPSLAARIEALLPQTQCTKCGYSGCHPYAEAIAEGSASYNQCPPGGQEGVVRLARLLNQPVIPLNPANGAERPRPRAVIDEAICIGCTLCIQACPVDAILGAAKQMHTVLEDLCTGCDLCVAPCPVDCITMVDVTQDKTGWEAWTQQQADDARERHDLRTARLKREKQENDDRLAAKAAEKLKVIATEVATNPEQRAEQDRKKAIIQAAIERARIKKEQQAEQQIASDDQRGTQPKDTL
- the nth gene encoding endonuclease III, coding for MNAEKRREIFTRLRTAMPHPTTELDYTSPFELLISVLLSAQATDVGVNKATRKLYPIANTPAKILALGVDGLIPYIQTIGLFRTKAKNTIETCRLLIERHKGEVPRTREELEALPGVGRKTANVVLNTAFGEATIAVDTHIFRVSNRTGIAPGKDVVVVEHKLMKLVPKEFQLDAHHWLILHGRYTCIARKPLCWNCTIADLCDYKTKTPLPEKGI
- a CDS encoding cytochrome c; this translates as MKKLIALLALAGIANFAAAADVVGNAKAAENKVSMCIGCHGIPGYKASFPEVYQVPMLGGQSAKYIENALAAYKKGDRQHPTMRGVAASLSDQDMADLAAYYSQQK
- a CDS encoding response regulator transcription factor yields the protein MQIKSRSIAVRFLGFSPREIHIFDATFAVELTRSVRYFRLSENSLQQWDICIVNAEDLQALASLDKLQPDDAFPVLLVGTPRVALPYLAVQKPIRWLKLFDALDTLIAHRNQLPLTKNARIPAISTLSPERRRRERLDLDLTDPGVYEKMRVKPALTDRILVVDHNPAFRDDLALSMLDYLVPVEWVGDATSAAEVYMQLPISIVLINPQLPDLDPYFFCEKIKDRYREIRISVFFLVDEPFTYQPALAQLAGCDGFLARNLGQPQIVAALSKFLSRPR